In Microbacterium galbinum, a single window of DNA contains:
- the rarD gene encoding EamA family transporter RarD, with product MSSVPRASSSQTSGVAYAGGAYLLWGVLPLYFLLLVPTGPWEVVAWRVLLSFVFCLLLLTVMRGWTAFLAIIRRPKLLGWTALAGLLIYVNWQVFLIGTLTGNVVETSLGYFINPITTVLLGVFVLRERIRRLQWAAIGIASVAVVVIIVAHGEFPWIALSLTASFGLYGLIKKQIGPAVDAVSGLTLESFWLIPIAVVQLILVAQTPAGLTMGVNGGWHAVLLACAGIATAVPLLLFAAGARRIDLTVIGMIQFITPVMQFVIGVVFLHEPMPAERWAGFVIVWIAIVVFVIDLLLAARRGRRTAPTPIV from the coding sequence GTGAGTTCCGTCCCCCGCGCTTCGTCGAGCCAGACCTCCGGAGTCGCCTACGCGGGCGGTGCCTATCTGCTGTGGGGCGTGCTGCCCCTGTACTTCCTGCTTCTCGTGCCCACGGGGCCCTGGGAGGTCGTCGCCTGGCGGGTGCTGCTGTCGTTCGTCTTCTGCCTCCTGCTCCTCACCGTCATGCGGGGCTGGACCGCGTTCCTGGCGATCATCCGGCGGCCGAAGCTCCTCGGCTGGACGGCGCTCGCGGGCCTGCTCATCTACGTCAACTGGCAGGTGTTCCTCATCGGCACCCTGACGGGAAACGTGGTCGAGACGAGCCTCGGGTACTTCATCAACCCGATCACGACGGTGCTCCTGGGCGTGTTCGTGCTGCGCGAGCGGATCCGCCGGCTCCAGTGGGCGGCGATCGGGATCGCCTCGGTCGCCGTGGTCGTGATCATCGTGGCCCACGGCGAGTTCCCGTGGATCGCCCTCTCGCTGACGGCCTCCTTCGGTCTGTACGGACTCATCAAGAAGCAGATCGGGCCGGCGGTGGATGCCGTCAGCGGTCTGACCCTCGAGTCCTTCTGGTTGATCCCGATCGCCGTCGTGCAGCTCATCCTGGTGGCTCAGACCCCGGCGGGCCTCACGATGGGCGTGAACGGCGGATGGCACGCAGTGCTCTTGGCCTGCGCCGGGATCGCGACGGCCGTGCCCCTGCTTCTGTTCGCCGCCGGTGCGCGCCGGATCGATCTCACCGTCATCGGGATGATCCAGTTCATCACCCCGGTGATGCAGTTCGTCATCGGCGTCGTCTTCCTCCACGAGCCCATGCCGGCCGAGCGCTGGGCCGGTTTCGTGATCGTCTGGATCGCGATCGTCGTGTTCGTGATCGACCTGCTGCTCGCCGCGCGACGAGGGCGAAGGACCGCTCCCACG